Below is a window of Shewanella khirikhana DNA.
TGAGGATCATCAGCGACTGCTCCAGCTCTATGGTCCGCTCTTTTACTTGTTTTGCCAGCTCGTCCTTGTAGGAGCGCTCCAGCTCCAGCAAGCGTTCTCTGTCTTCGAGGGCATTTTGCAGCTCGGATTTGGAGCGTTTCAGGGCACCGAAGGAGCGGTGTAACTGCTCCTGCATCTCATTGATGGCCAGGGCCACCTGATCAAACTCGTTTTGCGAGCCGCGCTTATTGAAGATCAGCGGGTTGTAGTCTTTCTCGACGTCTATGTTCTGGCAGTAACTGGCCAGCGTATTGAGGTGACGGGTAATGTTTATCCACACCAGAATAAGGATCATCCCCGCCACCAGAAAGGTTTTAATGGCGTTGGACAGCAGAATAACAATGGCTTTGTCGTACAGGCGCTGGTAGACCTCGTTCAAATCCGCCTGAATCGTCAGCTTACCCACGGAGATGCTTTCGGTGCCCGAGTTGTAATTGAGGGAAAACACCTTTTCGATGATGTTCTTATCGATGGGACTGCCGCGACTCCAGTGCTGGCCGCTGTCATCGTCGATGGAAATATAAGTGATGTCGGGCAGTTGAATCAGGCCCTCGAGCTGGGTGTTGATAAGGCGCTCGTCGATAACCCAAATGCTGGCAGCCAGCACATCCAGGCTGACCTTTTCGATATTGGAAAATGCCCGGTCGATGCGGTGCAAATCGCCGTTATAGTCGTTGTAAAGTTGGTAGCCAGTGGTGATCAGGGTGATCAGCGAACTGAACAGCACGATGGAAATCATCAGTTTTCGACCGATTTTGCTGCTTACCGCCTGGCGAGAGAAACCCAGCATTTGTCCCTTTGTATCCTGGCCTGCCGTTGATTATGTATAAGCATAGTTGGGATGCGAAAAAAACACAGATTTTCTGGACTTATCTTGCATTTTCACTGTGGCATTCAATTTGCTTGTTAGCGTCTGTGTTCAATTTTCTGACGGACGGGGTTTGCCATGTACAAGCCAAATTGGGAGTCGCTAAAAGGGTTATCGGCCAAAGAGTGGGGATTCAGGGCCATGTTGTGGTTGCTGATAGCCTCTGCCGCGCTGAAGTTTGCACCGGCTGACTGGCTGGCACTGCTGCATCTGGATGCCTGGGCTGCCACCAATTCCGCGTTTGTGGGATTGGGACTGATTGTTTCCATTGCCTTTTTTGTCGCCTTGCTGGCGAACTTTCTGCTTGATGAGGCCATCGGCTACTTAGGTACCAAGCGGAAAAAGGAAATCATTGAACACAAGGTGCAGCTGCTGGACCCGGCCGAGCGCGCCTTGCTGCGCGAATTCTTCCTGCAGGGCAAAACCATTCTCACCCTGCCGGTGGATGAACTGGCGGTTCGCAGCTTGGTCGATACCAATATTCTCGAGTGTTTGGGAAACATCAAACACTATGCTATTCAAGGCTCTACCGCAGATTACAAGATAAGCATGCTGGCGCGGGTGTATCTGAACCGCAGTGTGCTCAGGCTGCCCAATGGCGAGCTTAGCCAGGAAGATATGCAAAACCTTATCAAGGCGCGTCCGGGGTTTGCCAACAGCGTGGTTTCACACCGTAAACCGCCACAGCGGGCGGCGTAAGCGAGCGCTGGTATGCCTGGGCGATGAAGCTGAGTCACGCATCGGCTTGATTGGTCCAGCTTAGGCGTGCAGACATTGTGCGCGCCGCAGCCAAACGTCAAAAATCAGACACAAAAAAGGGGGGCCATCTGGCCCCCTAATTCACTCTTGAAACATGCACAGTTAAGAACATTGAAAGCAAAAACTAAGGCTTTGCAGACTTCACAAACAGCATCCACGTGATGTAGGAAACGATTCCGATTGTGGTGAAGATAACGATCATTGAGAGTAACCCAATCGGGTTACCAAACATCAGATCAAGCCAAAACGCCATGATTGAAATCCTCTTTCCTGTGAAGTCACAGCTAAATTACTCCCCGCCGCTTTAGGCTTTTCTGATCTCGATCAATAAAGCACCCTGATTCATTACATCGCTGAAAAACAAGTGTTAATAATTTGATGTGAATCAAGTTTTGCTTAATTTTGGAACCCTGAACCATACTTAGCCGTGATGATGGATTCCAAACTCATTAGCATATACCTCTTTATGGGTATAAATTTCTGAGGGATTAGGCATGTCAGCACTGCTTGAACACAAAGCCATTTATCTTTTTGCCGCCATTGTGCTGGCTATAGCAACTCTGCTTTTGTTGGCGCACGGACTCTGGCTTGAGCCTTTGCTAATTGTGGTTGCCGGATTACTGGCTGCCGGTGGGCTTTGGCGGAGTCGTCAGTTGCTGGCGGCGCTGGAACAGGATGCATCACATCTGGGGGACGGCGATCTCACCCGCAGCATCCCAGTGGAGCAGCAGGGCCAATACCAGTTGGTGGCGCGCGGCTTGGCGAGGATGTCCGAAGACGTTGGCCGTACCGTTTCAGCACTGATGGACACCAGCGAATCGATGAATCTGGTGGCTGCCGATTTGAAGCAGGTCAGTGACGTGGCGGCCAAAGGTGTGGCCTCTCAGGAGCAGCGCACCGAAGAAGCAGCGTCTTCCATGGCGCAAATGGTCAATACCGTGCATGACATCTCGGCCAATGCCGCCCGGGTTGCCTCGTCCGTGGATGAAGCCAAATCCCGCGCCGTGCAGGGCGGCAGGGTGGTAACCGAGGCGGTAGGCCGAATCAATGCCATGACCGAACAAATCAGCCAGAGCGAACAGGTGATTGAGCGTCTGGCCCATGATGCCGCCAATATCAGCAGCATTATCGATACCATTTCGCAGGTAGCGGAACAAACCAATCTGCTGGCGCTGAATGCGGCCATTGAAAGTGCCCGCGCCGGCGAGCATGGCCGTGGCTTTGCGGTGGTGGCCGACGAAGTGCGTAACCTTGCCAAGCGTACCTCAGAAGCCACGGTGGAAATTCAGCAGCAAATTCAAACCCTGCAGGCGGGCAGCCGTGAAGGTGTCAGCGTCATGCATGCGTCGGTGAGTCTGGCCGAAGAAACCCGCACCCTGGTTACCGAAGCCAGCGAAGCCCTTGAGGTGATAGTGTCGCAGGTGTCGGAAATCACGCAAATGAGCCATCAGATAGCCAGTGCCTCCGAGCATCAGCAGCAGGTAGCTGAGCTTATCAACGACTCCATTTCTTCTATTTCGCGCCAGGCGGCCGACAATGCCCAAAACACCAATCGCAACAACCTGGCCAGCCTGAAGCTGTTTAATATGTCGCAGGAAATTGGCTCGCTGCTCAATCGTTTCCATATCGACAGAAGCCGTAAAGACACTATTAAAAGCTTTGTCAGTTGGGGGCCTGCGCTGGATGTGGGCATGGCCGAAATTAACCGCCAGCATCAACGGCTTATCTCGCTGATTAACGAGTTGCACCGTGCCATGCAAGAAGGCTACGGTATCGAAGTGATCAAACGGATTGTGCAGGGGCTGGTGGACTACACCGCCAACCACTTCAGCTATGAAGAAGAGCTGTTTGCCCGCTTCGGCTACCCCCACAGCCAGGAGCACATTGCCGAGCACCATAAGCTGGTGACCCAGGTACTGGAGTTCCAGCGTCGTGTGGGCCGCGGCGAGGACGTCTCGGATGAG
It encodes the following:
- a CDS encoding ATP-binding protein; translation: MLGFSRQAVSSKIGRKLMISIVLFSSLITLITTGYQLYNDYNGDLHRIDRAFSNIEKVSLDVLAASIWVIDERLINTQLEGLIQLPDITYISIDDDSGQHWSRGSPIDKNIIEKVFSLNYNSGTESISVGKLTIQADLNEVYQRLYDKAIVILLSNAIKTFLVAGMILILVWINITRHLNTLASYCQNIDVEKDYNPLIFNKRGSQNEFDQVALAINEMQEQLHRSFGALKRSKSELQNALEDRERLLELERSYKDELAKQVKERTIELEQSLMILKRAQEALVEQEKMAALGGLVSGVAHEINTPIGICLTAASAQLAHIDELVKLIHSEDATLEEINAILEEYQQSCELIVSNITRASNLIQKFKTIAAEQSHEAHEDILIPQMCRDIYEATQVIYAPMAATMELDVSGDLQVETNYSLLNQILSNLMSNIYAHAFSPDRDNRFRVEAYLENRLLVVRFEDNGKGISPEVAEHMFEPFYTTSRSKGGTGLGLSAAFNAATLLKGSVRYEGKSSLGGATFVLSIPIKLDDYQGGTPPPEGYQYTI
- a CDS encoding bacteriohemerythrin, encoding MSALLEHKAIYLFAAIVLAIATLLLLAHGLWLEPLLIVVAGLLAAGGLWRSRQLLAALEQDASHLGDGDLTRSIPVEQQGQYQLVARGLARMSEDVGRTVSALMDTSESMNLVAADLKQVSDVAAKGVASQEQRTEEAASSMAQMVNTVHDISANAARVASSVDEAKSRAVQGGRVVTEAVGRINAMTEQISQSEQVIERLAHDAANISSIIDTISQVAEQTNLLALNAAIESARAGEHGRGFAVVADEVRNLAKRTSEATVEIQQQIQTLQAGSREGVSVMHASVSLAEETRTLVTEASEALEVIVSQVSEITQMSHQIASASEHQQQVAELINDSISSISRQAADNAQNTNRNNLASLKLFNMSQEIGSLLNRFHIDRSRKDTIKSFVSWGPALDVGMAEINRQHQRLISLINELHRAMQEGYGIEVIKRIVQGLVDYTANHFSYEEELFARFGYPHSQEHIAEHHKLVTQVLEFQRRVGRGEDVSDELMGFLKAWLLDHIQGSDRAYSDFLVRMGAD
- a CDS encoding superinfection exclusion B family protein; translated protein: MYKPNWESLKGLSAKEWGFRAMLWLLIASAALKFAPADWLALLHLDAWAATNSAFVGLGLIVSIAFFVALLANFLLDEAIGYLGTKRKKEIIEHKVQLLDPAERALLREFFLQGKTILTLPVDELAVRSLVDTNILECLGNIKHYAIQGSTADYKISMLARVYLNRSVLRLPNGELSQEDMQNLIKARPGFANSVVSHRKPPQRAA
- a CDS encoding DUF3149 domain-containing protein; translation: MAFWLDLMFGNPIGLLSMIVIFTTIGIVSYITWMLFVKSAKP